A genomic region of Paenibacillus sp. PL2-23 contains the following coding sequences:
- a CDS encoding SDR family NAD(P)-dependent oxidoreductase: MIGKVAIVTGAAGGIGRGIVEVLLREGCRVAMLDWNEEAGHAAMRELTAAGGEAVFICTDVAKEEDLQEAVNQTVSRFGDIHILVNNVGTHYYRPVEQIPSDEFDRVLRTDLKGQLLLIQQVLPHLKRNQSGSIINIASVHAQVTLPGFSSYAAIKGGVTAMSRSLALELAPFGIRINCVLPGLTRNIGMDRYLSSIAADERKTREAELTRNIPLGRMAEPVEIGELVAFLASDKAAYMTGSSLVIDGGVSVRLHNDY; the protein is encoded by the coding sequence ATGATTGGGAAGGTTGCGATTGTGACGGGCGCAGCAGGAGGTATTGGCAGAGGCATCGTCGAAGTGCTGCTTCGCGAGGGCTGCCGCGTCGCTATGCTGGACTGGAATGAAGAGGCAGGCCATGCAGCCATGCGAGAGCTGACTGCGGCCGGGGGAGAAGCGGTTTTCATATGTACGGATGTAGCCAAGGAAGAGGATCTGCAGGAGGCAGTGAATCAGACCGTCTCCCGATTCGGAGATATTCATATTCTGGTCAATAATGTAGGGACACATTACTACAGGCCGGTGGAGCAGATTCCTTCAGATGAATTTGACCGGGTGCTGCGAACGGATCTGAAGGGGCAGCTCCTGCTTATTCAACAAGTGTTGCCGCATTTGAAACGGAACCAATCCGGCTCGATAATTAACATCGCCTCCGTACATGCACAGGTTACACTTCCGGGCTTCAGTTCCTATGCAGCGATCAAGGGCGGAGTAACGGCGATGTCGAGAAGTCTTGCGCTGGAGCTGGCGCCCTTCGGCATCCGGATCAATTGTGTGCTGCCGGGTTTAACGCGGAACATAGGCATGGACCGCTACCTGAGCAGCATTGCCGCTGATGAACGCAAGACGAGAGAAGCCGAGCTGACCCGCAATATACCATTGGGGAGAATGGCGGAGCCTGTCGAGATCGGCGAGCTGGTCGCTTTTCTTGCAAGCGACAAGGCAGCCTATATGACGGGCTCCTCGCTGGTGATCGACGGCGGGGTGTCAGTCCGGCTGCATAATGATTATTAA
- a CDS encoding extracellular solute-binding protein, giving the protein MVAGIVTKATLGAGAVLWFLLSLTACSGDNHLKLEDGLTDPVVEIVVWDKPFAGSAEKPYYERMFQEFEQAYPHIRVIHMEAAFQKEREQFMTAVAGGEQPDLYNAAFPDMESYIDQGIPADITEMWTQYPDSADYSSIAMATAEKDGRIYGIPNFMYVTALAYNKRIFEENGINPEEAFLNWDSFAAAAEQVTDRSSNQYGYTILGTEWADWFYEYYVWQAGGDLTSKNPDGTVQLTFNSNAAVQALSYYQDLKFRYGVTQPNTLQSLDDNKKDFYAGRAATMITASNWFGEMLESGVDMDDIGVTTFPKGPAGVSLAQVGGGIWILNPNATEEKQHAAFTYATFMTSKYALEQMLRFQKEQGMLPNLLSVREDVDPIAYAEGMPEELVRSIQRAAEGSRLEYFLKSRLSPYVSAAVQEVLLNENTKPYDALTRAQEKAQREVIDTYNMEFD; this is encoded by the coding sequence ATGGTTGCAGGTATTGTGACAAAAGCGACATTAGGGGCGGGCGCTGTCCTATGGTTCCTGTTGTCTTTGACCGCGTGCTCCGGAGATAACCATCTGAAGCTGGAAGACGGCTTGACGGACCCTGTTGTCGAAATTGTTGTCTGGGACAAGCCATTCGCGGGTTCGGCAGAGAAGCCGTATTACGAGCGCATGTTTCAGGAATTCGAGCAGGCCTATCCCCATATCCGGGTGATTCATATGGAGGCGGCCTTCCAGAAGGAGCGCGAGCAGTTTATGACAGCTGTCGCAGGGGGCGAGCAGCCGGATTTGTACAATGCCGCATTTCCCGATATGGAGTCGTACATTGATCAGGGCATTCCTGCCGATATTACAGAGATGTGGACACAATATCCGGACAGCGCCGACTATTCCTCCATTGCTATGGCGACAGCGGAGAAGGATGGACGAATCTATGGTATTCCTAACTTCATGTATGTGACAGCCTTGGCGTATAACAAACGGATTTTTGAGGAGAATGGCATCAACCCGGAGGAAGCTTTCCTGAATTGGGACTCCTTCGCAGCGGCGGCGGAGCAAGTGACCGACCGCTCCAGCAATCAATATGGCTATACCATTCTGGGAACCGAGTGGGCGGATTGGTTCTATGAATATTATGTGTGGCAAGCTGGAGGCGATCTTACCAGCAAGAATCCTGATGGAACCGTACAGTTGACCTTTAATTCCAATGCCGCGGTTCAGGCGCTGAGCTATTATCAGGATTTGAAGTTCCGCTATGGCGTGACGCAGCCCAACACGCTGCAAAGTCTGGATGACAACAAAAAAGACTTCTACGCTGGGCGCGCCGCGACGATGATTACAGCCTCCAACTGGTTCGGGGAAATGCTGGAATCGGGTGTTGACATGGATGATATCGGAGTGACGACGTTTCCGAAGGGTCCCGCTGGCGTGTCACTTGCGCAGGTGGGCGGAGGTATCTGGATTTTGAACCCGAACGCGACGGAAGAGAAGCAGCATGCAGCCTTCACCTACGCGACCTTCATGACCTCCAAATACGCTTTGGAGCAGATGCTTCGATTCCAGAAGGAGCAAGGCATGCTGCCCAATCTGCTGTCGGTGCGGGAGGACGTTGATCCCATCGCTTACGCGGAAGGGATGCCGGAGGAGCTTGTCCGCAGTATTCAGCGGGCAGCCGAGGGGAGTCGGCTTGAATATTTCCTCAAGTCCCGTCTAAGCCCTTATGTCTCTGCTGCGGTTCAGGAGGTTCTGCTGAATGAAAACACAAAGCCATATGATGCCCTCACCCGAGCGCAGGAGAAAGCTCAGCGCGAGGTCATTGACACTTATAATATGGAGTTCGACTAA
- a CDS encoding sugar ABC transporter permease: MLRRLNIRWVPVLFLLPSVICYVMFKYYPLMNMAYISFFDYSIVNPPGKFIGFANYTEFLKSTTFWQAISNTFIFFGLYLVLTFWIPIVQALFLYDIRRGNAFFRFMYQLPTIMPLVGGVLVWKWMYNPDFGLLNYWLDFVGLGPYLWLNDATMTKLAIVLPAVFAGNGIALLLYYSALKSIPTEILEAAKMDGAGPWRRMWTMLLPNIKFIIVIQFVAFMSSVLLAYDHIYIMTQGGPAGSTTVVSMLVVNSAFQQSRFGISGAVSVFMFIVIALLTIIQNKISAEKD, encoded by the coding sequence ATGTTGCGTAGATTAAACATTCGCTGGGTGCCGGTTTTGTTTTTGTTGCCTTCTGTAATTTGTTATGTGATGTTTAAGTATTATCCATTAATGAATATGGCCTATATTAGTTTTTTTGACTATAGCATCGTTAATCCGCCTGGTAAATTCATCGGCTTCGCCAATTATACGGAATTTTTGAAATCAACTACGTTCTGGCAAGCGATTTCGAATACGTTTATATTCTTTGGTCTATATTTGGTCCTTACATTCTGGATTCCCATTGTTCAAGCTTTGTTCCTGTATGATATTCGACGGGGCAACGCTTTCTTCCGTTTCATGTATCAATTGCCAACCATCATGCCTCTTGTAGGCGGGGTGCTCGTATGGAAATGGATGTATAACCCGGATTTTGGCTTGCTGAACTACTGGCTTGATTTTGTAGGATTAGGTCCATACCTGTGGCTCAATGACGCCACGATGACGAAGCTTGCAATCGTTCTGCCTGCCGTATTCGCCGGCAACGGAATAGCACTGCTGTTGTATTATTCCGCACTGAAGTCCATACCAACGGAAATATTGGAGGCGGCGAAGATGGATGGAGCAGGTCCATGGAGAAGGATGTGGACGATGCTTCTGCCCAATATCAAATTTATTATTGTCATTCAATTTGTGGCTTTCATGTCAAGCGTCCTGCTTGCTTATGACCATATTTACATTATGACGCAAGGCGGACCAGCAGGCAGCACAACGGTCGTGTCCATGCTTGTTGTCAACTCAGCCTTCCAGCAATCTCGATTCGGCATATCCGGTGCGGTATCCGTATTTATGTTTATCGTCATTGCGTTACTGACCATCATTCAGAATAAAATTTCCGCAGAAAAGGATTGA
- a CDS encoding carbohydrate ABC transporter permease yields the protein MERTRIREKGGRSLKITAYVVTISFVIFALIPILWMFASSLKTEKDINSYPPKWLPTIPQSIQVTIDYTGMDETDPAFYEKDAMRAMWYPWMKNIRESIGDVTITGVKDGRKLYTAETVSSMFFVGQPKVVPTTIFNDKMMDKKLPIIQENKLSKFEWEGDSGKSIAVTPSIAESELSSRFSAFYQSNELIKGQVVAISEQSNWVRVFSSYMALNKIAEDTAGALGFAQYFLNSAIITVASVLVQMVLGGLAGYTLAHLIESKKWKFFWIMFFLATIMIPDISLLLPMYLLMKDLGLVNSLLAVILPHTAWGIIIFLFKGFFDQVSKELLQAARVDGATELRTFLQIVTPLSIPIFTTVGVMTFIPVWNEFLWPLVVNSSPKYWTFTVALNDLQNQPSVLQNMLMASAFVSMIPLLLIFLFSQKYIEKGVAFSGVKG from the coding sequence ATGGAACGCACTCGCATAAGGGAAAAAGGGGGAAGATCGCTAAAGATTACGGCCTATGTGGTGACAATATCGTTCGTAATCTTTGCGTTAATCCCTATTCTGTGGATGTTCGCCTCCTCGCTCAAGACGGAGAAGGATATTAACTCCTATCCACCCAAGTGGCTGCCGACGATTCCCCAATCCATTCAAGTGACAATTGATTACACAGGAATGGATGAGACTGATCCGGCATTCTACGAGAAGGACGCCATGAGAGCGATGTGGTATCCGTGGATGAAAAATATCCGTGAGAGCATTGGCGATGTGACCATCACAGGCGTGAAGGACGGTCGTAAGCTCTATACAGCAGAGACCGTCTCCTCTATGTTCTTTGTCGGACAGCCTAAGGTTGTGCCAACCACGATCTTCAATGACAAGATGATGGATAAGAAGCTGCCTATCATCCAGGAGAACAAGCTGTCCAAGTTCGAATGGGAGGGTGACAGCGGGAAGAGTATAGCGGTAACGCCGTCTATTGCGGAGTCCGAACTGTCCAGCCGCTTCTCTGCCTTCTATCAATCCAATGAATTAATAAAGGGTCAAGTTGTTGCCATTAGCGAACAATCCAACTGGGTTCGTGTATTCAGCAGCTATATGGCGCTCAACAAAATCGCGGAGGATACGGCCGGGGCGCTGGGCTTCGCCCAATATTTCTTGAACAGTGCTATTATTACAGTGGCGAGCGTCCTTGTGCAGATGGTGCTTGGCGGACTTGCGGGATATACGCTGGCGCATCTCATCGAGAGTAAGAAATGGAAGTTTTTCTGGATCATGTTTTTCCTGGCTACAATCATGATTCCTGATATTTCCTTATTGCTGCCGATGTATCTGCTCATGAAGGACTTGGGTCTCGTTAATTCCTTACTCGCCGTAATTTTGCCGCATACCGCCTGGGGGATTATCATCTTCCTATTCAAGGGCTTCTTCGACCAAGTGTCCAAGGAGCTGCTGCAGGCGGCCAGGGTTGATGGCGCTACCGAGCTTAGAACGTTCCTGCAGATCGTGACGCCGCTCTCTATTCCAATCTTTACTACTGTCGGCGTCATGACCTTCATTCCGGTATGGAATGAGTTTCTATGGCCGCTTGTCGTCAACAGCTCGCCGAAATATTGGACGTTTACCGTTGCGCTCAATGACCTGCAGAATCAGCCAAGCGTGCTGCAGAATATGCTGATGGCCAGCGCATTTGTATCCATGATCCCGCTGCTGCTGATCTTCCTCTTCTCACAGAAGTATATCGAGAAGGGTGTTGCATTCTCAGGTGTGAAGGGTTAA
- a CDS encoding extracellular solute-binding protein, producing MKKKAKLMAVLALTLVVSLFMAACSGNNGGNNGSGKGGDSASAPPATDEVVEIVSWDMPQDGDPAKPYWEQVFKDFAEKYPNIKVEHVMQTLTKEREQFMTAVVGGEQPDLYANAFPDMESYIDQGITADITELWNNYAEKDMFLPSATQAATRDGKIYGIPNFMYVTGLAYNKQMFADAGLDPAEALKNWESFGEAAQKLTDASKNQYGYALLGMDWADWFFEYYVWQAGGDLTEQQEDGTAKLTFTSEPAVQALQYYKDLKFKYQATQKNVVQSLDENSNDFYQGRAASMIAASNWFGGMVSSGMDIENIGFSVLPPGPGGTSPAQVGGAVWIFNPKATPEKQQAAFTYATYLMSKEVQDGLLQYQMDNGIFPNLLNVRSDVDASQFVEGMPQELIENVQAAAGEGRLEYFLKARLSPYVVKAVQEVLLDEKADPMAVMQKAQDLAQREVVDKYNQEVKK from the coding sequence GTGAAAAAGAAAGCAAAGCTAATGGCTGTTCTAGCCCTGACTCTCGTTGTATCGCTGTTCATGGCAGCATGCTCCGGCAACAACGGCGGCAATAATGGAAGCGGCAAGGGCGGCGATTCCGCATCAGCACCGCCTGCTACGGATGAAGTGGTTGAGATTGTATCTTGGGACATGCCGCAGGACGGCGACCCCGCTAAGCCATATTGGGAGCAGGTGTTCAAGGATTTCGCCGAGAAATATCCGAACATCAAGGTTGAGCATGTGATGCAGACGCTGACCAAAGAAAGAGAGCAGTTCATGACAGCGGTTGTAGGCGGCGAGCAGCCGGATCTGTACGCGAATGCGTTCCCGGATATGGAATCCTACATCGACCAAGGCATTACGGCTGATATTACGGAGCTGTGGAACAACTACGCGGAGAAGGATATGTTCCTGCCTTCCGCTACACAAGCAGCTACAAGAGACGGCAAAATTTACGGCATTCCGAACTTCATGTATGTAACGGGACTGGCTTACAACAAACAGATGTTTGCTGACGCGGGCCTTGATCCGGCAGAAGCGCTGAAAAACTGGGAGTCCTTCGGCGAGGCAGCGCAGAAGCTGACGGATGCCTCCAAAAATCAATACGGCTATGCCTTGCTGGGCATGGACTGGGCGGACTGGTTCTTTGAATATTATGTATGGCAAGCCGGCGGCGACCTGACCGAGCAGCAGGAAGATGGAACGGCTAAGCTGACCTTCACGTCTGAGCCTGCCGTACAAGCGCTGCAATATTACAAGGATCTTAAATTCAAGTATCAAGCGACACAGAAGAATGTTGTTCAAAGTCTTGACGAGAACTCCAACGACTTCTACCAAGGCCGCGCAGCTTCTATGATTGCCGCATCCAACTGGTTCGGCGGTATGGTTTCCTCGGGCATGGATATCGAAAACATTGGTTTCTCCGTACTGCCTCCGGGCCCTGGCGGCACGTCCCCAGCACAGGTGGGCGGCGCGGTGTGGATCTTTAATCCGAAGGCAACACCAGAGAAGCAGCAAGCGGCGTTCACGTACGCAACGTACCTGATGTCCAAGGAAGTACAGGATGGGTTGCTTCAGTACCAGATGGATAACGGTATCTTCCCGAACCTGTTGAATGTAAGAAGCGACGTGGATGCGTCTCAATTTGTGGAAGGCATGCCTCAAGAGCTGATCGAGAATGTGCAGGCAGCAGCTGGCGAAGGCCGTCTGGAGTACTTCCTGAAAGCACGTCTGAGCCCTTATGTGGTCAAAGCTGTTCAAGAGGTGCTCCTGGATGAGAAGGCGGATCCAATGGCGGTTATGCAGAAGGCGCAGGATCTGGCACAGCGTGAAGTCGTAGACAAATACAATCAAGAAGTTAAAAAATAA